cattctgctgccagaggaatggagaaaaatgtgttgGCAATGTCTATAGTGGCAAagcactttgctgccttggaccCCAGTTCATATTGGAGTTccagcacatccagcacagcagtgatCAGCAGTAGAGTAACTTCATTCAAGGCATGATAGTCCACATTCAATCTCCATTCTCTGTTAGGCTTGTGCACAGGCCAAGTGGGAGtgttgaagggtgagtgggCCTTACTGACCAtcccttggctctccagctcacagATAATCTTGTGCGATGGCATCTCAATTCATCCAAAACTGCTAACGGCATGCTGTTGAGGTTGCAACTGGGACATGTTGTTCCTCTGCCTTAAGGAGTCCGGGTGCAGAAGGACTCTATCCCAGTCCAGGCAAGGTGTTAAATTGCTTAATGTCctctgcctccacagcagctatTCCAAAAGCCCACCTGAATCCTTTGGGTCTTAGTAATAGCCACTCCAGAGGAAATCTATGCCCAGAATACGAGTGATCTCTGGACCAGTCACAACAGGATGTTTCTGCCACTACTTCCCAGTCAAGCTCACTGCAACTTCCAAGAGGGTCAACTGCTGCAACCCTCCTGTCACCTCAGCACTAGAAACAGCTTCTGCCCCCACATGTCCCAATGGGATTAATGTGCGCTGTGCTCCAGTATCAACCAAAGCTTCATATTTCTGTGGTTCTGATGTGCCAGGCCATTGGATCCACACAGTCCAAAAGACACAATTCTCCCATGCCTCTACCTCTGGCTAGAGGCAGGAGCACACCCCCCACCAAGTAAATTGATTTGCAATTTACCAGGGAAGAAAATCAGCCCTTGGATCACTCTGGGTTTAGAAAAGTTTAACTGTCACTTTACCTAGAGGAAGAAATTTTATGCAAAAGCTTAATTCTATTCTGGTTTATATCTTAAAGCACAACAGAAATCAAGATAAAGACTGATGAATGATAGCACTCAGCTAAATGAAGAGTAGGATACCCTGGAGCAACAAAGCATGTCAGAGTGAGAACTCTGGTTAAAAGGAGCAAGAGGAACACAGCACAGTTTATGAGTTTTCATGAGAACCCCTAATATTCTGGGTGGTACAGACAGAGGCTGTGAGCTGAGACCAGTGGGCTGGGGCTAAACCAacaaagctggagctgtgttAAATTCTCCTGAAGTCTGGAGATATTCACAGTCAGTCCTTTGTCTCAGGcctgttttaaaaatctctaCTGGGTTTAAGTAATGTGGAAATGGTTTGAGCTCAACAGTTACACTTAGTTCACTCACTGACATCTTTGAAGGTGTTTACTTCTCTCCCATGATCAGTCCatctttttgaaattatttgtctAGACTCTCTACTGTCGCAGATAtcttttcactaaaaatcctttcttaggatttttcccttctgagaagctaaggcctcagaaacaaaatgtaaacaatggttatctgctgctgtggaatgcatcaggtggatttttgattggcccgtcttggatgtttataattaatggccaatcaggGCTGAGctatctcggacagagtccgagacagctccttttgttatcattctttcctattccattctattcttagctagccttctgagatgaactttttccttctatttctttttagtatagttataatgtactatatatatatcataaaataataaatcaagccttctgaacatggagtcaacattctcgtctcttccctcacctgaaaacccctgtgaacactgtcacgCTCCACTTCTTCACATTTTAGATAAACATGTAATTTTCAATGTAATTAAGTGATCTTGGTAAAATTTGCAACCAGCAAAATCTCATTTATACAGTAACGACTTGCTCTGCTAATCATGGATTAATCTCAAAAGTGGCAGACTTGACCCTTATTTAATGAGGTTAAAAGACTTGGCGCAGATCACAGAACACACCTACGGTAAAGCTGGAAGTCATGCTTGCCCATCTTAGGGCAAGTCTTAAGCCTTAATCATTAAATGACATAGATTTAACAAGACTGTAAATAGATGTCCTATTGCTGCTTTAAACttgatatttttataaacatcCTGTTTCTAGAgacctttcttctttttttatgtattattttgcCATAGTGAAGATTACAGCATTAGAGTTTTTTTAAGTAGTATGAAACATCTTGAATAAATGCGTATCAAAGCAAGAGAACAAATTGGATTGGCATTGTCAGGAGACTACTCAGAAACTCTAATTTCAAAATAACCTCAAGGAGGACTTGCTAGAATGTATgacactgattttttaaatatcatctGTTAAATCAGAGCTCTTGGAAACTGAGATGGAAAAGGATCCTGAATACAAGAAAGCAGGTTGGTTGAATAGATGCTTAGGTCAGATCTGGAGTCTCCCACCAGAACTAAAAGTACCACATGGATGTGTGATGGACTGTAGTGAAGAGAAGGGATCCCAAGTAAGGAAATCCATGTTATCAAAAAGCTGAACTTTTCCCTGTCAAGCAGCAAAGTCCTGtccagagggaagaaaatcttcattgttttgctttcaagaACAGCCAAGAAGTGGAGCCGAGGAAGTCCACCTCAGTTTGGAGGCAAAAACAGGACAAGCATGGATTTCCATCCAGATGCTTTATCCTCAATTCTCTTAAAGGCAATAAAATGCTCAAGGCAAAGCAGCTCAGTGTTAGGTAAATGGTTGAAGGGTCTTTTGATTCAAAGAGCTAATATAGtacaaccagaaaaaaacccaaacaaaatgaaTTACTTCATTTAAAGAGGAAATACAAGCAGAACACTACGATAACgagatttttattaaaataacgTTATGTGccttttgttaaataaaaaccGGGATCCAGCAGGCAAGACTGAAATGCTGGAAGGGCTGAGCCCGGCACTCCTGCTCGGAGGGAAGAGGCATTAAGTGGGTGTTACCCGGGCGGGGGATCGGGGACAAGGATCGATCCCGAATTCCCCCACTCCGggacggggctgggggcggTAACGGCGCTCTGTACGGGCGGGAGGCCGCCCTGTCGCCATGGCAACCGCTGTGCGGGGGCGAGGGGGTGGGGCACGGCTAAACCGGGTGAGAACCCGCGGTGACACGCCTTGACAGAGACACCGGCGCGGGACACGGGCTGCCAGAGCCACCGGGGAAACAGCGGGGGACACGGGCTGTGGGAGACACCCAGGGAACAGTGGAGTATTCGGGCTCCGACACTCACCGAGGTCATCAGTGGGGGACACTGTTTGCCGCAGCCACCGGGCCACCAGCGAGGGACAAGACTTCAAGGTTTGCCAGAGCCACTGGGCCACCAGCGGGTAAGCCGGGTTGCGGGACAGCGGGAATAGTCCCTCCGTCCCCGGGCAGTGTCACCGCACCCCCCCCCCCACGGAGCCTCCCCGCAGCCCCTGCATCCCTCACCTGCCCACTCATGTGTGCTCCAGCATGGGGCTCAGAGCCCCTCTGGTCCTGTTGGTTTCCAGGTGAAAACTCTGTGCATGTactaatttattaatttattgcaCGGCACTGGAAGATGGATCTGTGGTGATCATTGCCTTCCTTTCCGTTCAGTTTTTCTGATTTCAGTATTCGCTGATTGTTCCTACACTTGGCACCCTTCCACTGCTTCAAACTCACTCCTGCAGCACTTGGGAAAACCTGTGTGCTGTCACTGGTTTGTCCAAACATTGGAGACCATGCATTACTGACCCTCAGATGCAGCAAATCTAATTACACTTATAgcagacagggctgggatggactgggatctCACAGTCCTGGAATAACAAATTTtattccctccctcctcaggATCATGGCTGCCATTGAGGAGCGCAGCTTCATTGCCATCAAGCCTGACGGGGTCCAGAGGGGGCTGGTGGGGGAGATCATCAAACGCTTTGAGAAGAAAGGATTCAAACTGGTAGCCATGAAATTAATACATGTAAGCTCTCCTCAATTGCTGTGTCTACTTTTTAATATCAGTTGTAGCCTTCAAGTACAGCAGCATATTGTAACAACAAATGTGGCCTCTGTAACATTTAACACTGAAATTTTGAGAAGTTGTACTTGGGATGTTTTTGGAGAAGTtccaattcccagctctggctaAATGCTTTAGACATGCTAAGCACACTAATTTTAGTAACCTGATGCCCTTAGTCTGAAGAGAATATTCTTTCAGGTGCCTCCTAtgccaaataaataaatatctttgaGTATCTTTTACAAATCCCAGGTCATATAAACTGCCCGCATGGACAACAAAAACTTTTCTAAGTTTAGTTGTGGTTAAAGCAAACAGTTCAAATTCATATAGACCAAAAGTACTCCTAGGAAGGTGCTAGAAATACTGACTTTTAAAGTGCGTGCAAGTTTCAGGATTACCAATGCTCTGTggtttttctctgtgatttcaCTATGCTCTTAAGCTCTTATTGTAagcttttttctctgtctgtctgGTTTTTAACCCAGGCCTCTGAGGATCTTCTGAGGGAACACTACATTGACCTCAAGGACCGGCCATTCTATGATGGCCTGGTGCAGTACATGCACTCGGGACCTGTTGTAGCCATGGTGAGTTTCTGTCAAGGAAAACCACACCACTTGATTGTCTTCCCTGCAATGAGATTGTGTCATCTGTTGAattccagtttattttttaaaggattttaaaatctGGATTCAAATACTGTGATTAGGAAGATGTGCTGTtaactatttttctttaatcttttcTTGTAATCTTTCTCTCCTTTGAGTCAGTTTTTTGAGGAAGAGGGCAGGGGCAAAAAGCAATCACACAACCAGGACCTTGAGAAACAGTAAACCTGCACAAAAGCCTCACTCTG
Above is a window of Camarhynchus parvulus chromosome 18, STF_HiC, whole genome shotgun sequence DNA encoding:
- the LOC115911108 gene encoding nucleoside diphosphate kinase-like, yielding MAAIEERSFIAIKPDGVQRGLVGEIIKRFEKKGFKLVAMKLIHASEDLLREHYIDLKDRPFYDGLVQYMHSGPVVAMVWEGLNVIKTGRMMLGETNPFDSKPGTIRGDFCVQVGKNIIHGSDSVESAETEINLWFTPEELVDYRSCAHEWIYD